GGTCATCTATCCGATCGGCGGGGACATGGTGAACTGGGTGCTGCAACTTCCCGAGACCGATCCGGGCCCACTTCCCGGTGACGCGAACTGGAACACGCCGGCCGATCCTGCGGCGGTGGCCGCCCACATGTCCGGCTGGCATCTGGATTGGCTGGACACCGGCGAGCTGGTGGCCCGGTCCCCCGCGGTGTTCGAGTATCCGATGGTGGATCGGGAACCGCTGCCCCACTGGGGAACTCAGCGCGTCACCTTGCTCGGAGACGCCGCCCACCCGATGTATCCGGTCGGAGCCAACGGCGGGTCGCAGGCCATCCTCGACGCCTCCGCACTGGCCGACGAACTGGCAGCCGGCCGTGGCCTGGCCGGCTACGAGGCGCACCGCGTCCCTGAAACGGCGGCAGTGGTGTACGCCAACCGTGAGATGCATGTCGGCGACCCACACGATCTGGGTCGCGTGACCGCCACATACCGAAAAAACACCCTGGCCGACAGGAGTTCCCGATGAATGGACGAACGAACGCGAGCTTTGTCCTGTTACCCGGCGCGTGCCACGGCGGATGGTGCTTCGACGACCTGGCCGCTGCGCTGCGGGCCGAGGGCCACGGGGTGACAACACCGACCCTGACCGGTGTCGCCGAGCGCGCCCACCTCGCTCATGCCGGCGTCAACCTCGACACCCACATCACCGACGTACTCGCCGAGTTCGACGCGCACCGCATCACCGACGCGGTACTGGTCGGACACAGCTACGGCGGCATGGTGATCACGGCGGTCGCGGACCGCGTCCCGGATCGCGTGCGTGCGCTGGTGTATTTGGACGCGTTCGTGCCGCGCGACGGCGAGTCATGTTGGTCGCTGACCAATGACGAGCAGCGCCAGTGGTACATCGGGGTCGACGCGACCGGATACGGCGTCCCCCCGATGCCCTTCTTCGATGAGCGCGCAACTTCCCATCCTCTGGCGTCCCTGTTGCAACCGGTCCGCCTCGGCGATGAGCCACCGGGGATTCGCCGGATCTACGTCTATGCCAAGCGATGGCCGACGGAGTCGCCGTTCGCCCCGACCTACGAACGGCTCCGCAGCGACCCGGGCTGGACGACGTATGCCCTCGACGGGGCACACAACCTCATGCGGGATAACCACACTGATCTCGTTCGCATCCTGACCGATGCCGCCGGTCGGTAGCCCGCTAGCCTTTCCTCGTGCCGTCGCCACGTCCGATCGTGATCGGTCAGGTGACGTCGCTGACCGGTCCGAATTACATGGGTCTGGAGAACCGGGACGGCGCACAGCTCGCGGTACGTCAGCTCAACGACCGCGGTGGTCTGCTGGGCCGCCGGGTGGAGCTCAGAGTCGAGGATGACGCGAGTCTCCCGACTGGCGCGGTTGACGGATATCACCGGCTGGCCGACCGGGAGGTCACTGCTGTCGTCGGCACCTCGTTCTCCAATGCGAGCTTGGCGGTCCTGCCGCACACCGACGATCGCAAGGTCGTGTATGTGTCGACAGGAGCCGC
The window above is part of the Mycolicibacterium fortuitum subsp. fortuitum genome. Proteins encoded here:
- a CDS encoding alpha/beta fold hydrolase, yielding MNGRTNASFVLLPGACHGGWCFDDLAAALRAEGHGVTTPTLTGVAERAHLAHAGVNLDTHITDVLAEFDAHRITDAVLVGHSYGGMVITAVADRVPDRVRALVYLDAFVPRDGESCWSLTNDEQRQWYIGVDATGYGVPPMPFFDERATSHPLASLLQPVRLGDEPPGIRRIYVYAKRWPTESPFAPTYERLRSDPGWTTYALDGAHNLMRDNHTDLVRILTDAAGR